The following DNA comes from Amycolatopsis solani.
CTGGCAGTGGTGGAGCCTGCGCGGCTTCCCGTGCACGCCGTCCGGCGAAGGCGCGACCTGCACGACGAACAGCGCGGTGGCCCCCGGCCAGCACGTCAACCTGTGGGTGCGGCTGAAGGGCCGTCCCGACGACGGGCGCGTGACGATCACCGCGAAGCTCGGCAAGGCGTCCGCGCAGCCGGTGACCGTCGACTTCGGCTGCTGGCACCACTGGTGCGGCAAGGACCCGCTGCCGACCACTACCACGGCACCGCCCTCGTCGACGACCCCGACGAAGCCGTCGAAGCCGACTCCGTCCAAGCCGTCGTCGACCCCGCCGACGACGACCGAGACCGAGCCGACGACCGAGCCCCCAGCGTCGACGACCACGACCAGCGCGCCGCCGCGGCCGGGCACGAACCCGGGCCCGAAGCAGCCGACCGTCACCCCCGAGAAGGGTTTCGGCTGGCTGACGGGGTAGCGTCCGCGCGGTGCGCGAGCTGCTGAAGAAGCATCGCGAGCTCCTCCGCTTCGCCGTCGTCGGCGGGATCAGCTTCGTGATCACGATGTCCGTCAACTACGGCTTGAAGTTCACCGTGCTGCGGACCCACCCGGTGACGGCGCTGATCCTCGGCGTCCTGGTCGCGACGATCTTTTCCTACGTCGCCAACCGCGAGTGGTCCTTCCGCACCCGCGGCGGCCGCGAGCGGGCGCACGAAGCGGCGTTGTTCTTCCTGTTCAGCGGCATCGCGCTGGGCCTGAACGCGCTGCCGCAGTGGTTCTCGCGGTACGTACTGGACCTGCAGGCGCCGCGGCTGTCTCCGTTCGGCGTAGAGGTGGCCGACTTCGTCAGCGGAATCGTCATCGGGACGCTCCTGGGGACGGTGTTCCGCTGGTGGGCGTTCAAGAAGTGGGTGTTCCCGGCCGAGGACGCGCGGTTCGCCGAGGTCACGGAGGATCCGGACATTCAGGACCGGAAAGCCGCCTGAGCCACAGGTCATCGCGGTGTGCTCCTAGACTGCGTGGTGTGACCGTTGTGGAAACCGTGCTCAAGCGCACGCCGGAACCACTGCGTTCGGTGCTGATCAAGCACCGGGAGCTGCTGAAGTTCGCGATCGTGGGCGGCACGACGTTCCTGGTCGACAACGGGGTCTGGTACCTGCTCAAGCTGACGGTGCTGGAGCCGAAACCGACCACCGCGAAGGCGATCGCGATCATCGTCGCGACGATCGTGTCGTACATCCTCAACCGCGAGTGGTCCTTCCGCACCCGCGGCGGCCGCGAACGCCACCACGAAGCGGCGCTGTTCTTCGTGATCAGCGGGATCGCGGTCGTGGTGAACCTGATCCCGCTGTACGTGTCGAGGTACGTGCTCCACCTGGAGATGCCCCACGTGACGCGGCTGGTGCAGGAGGTCGCGGACTTCGCGAGCGGCTCGATCATCGGCATGCTGCTCGCGATGTTCTTCCGGTTCTGGGGCTTCAAGAAGTGGGTGTTCCCGGACGAGCTCGGCGAGCGGCGGCGGGACAGCGACGTCACGCGGATCCGCTAGCGCCGAGCGCTTGCGCGAGCTGGTCGCACGGGTGCGCACGAGGACGGCTTCGACCTCCAGGCACCGGATGAAGTCGGCACCGCCGCCGGCTTCGCGGCCTGGCTGGCCAGGCTGAACGTCGAGGCCTGCACCTACCGCTGGATCATCGAAGGCGAGCGAGGTGCTCGGCGGGATCGCGCTGCGGCACGGCTTCGACGACTTCATCCGGCGGTACGGCCACATCGGCTACGGCATCCGGCCGTCCGCGCGCGGAGGCGGGGTGGCGAGCTGGGCGCTGGGCCGGATCCTGGACGAAGCGCGCGCCCTGGGCATGTCCCGCGTCCTGCTGGTCTGCGCGGCGGACAACGTCGCCAGGTCCGCCGGTACTGGATCGAAAACTCCTTGTCTTCTGACATGTAGTTGTCTACAGTCATCTTCATCAGTGTTCCTTCGTGAGGACGCCGTCCGGGTTCGGCCGGGCGAGCGGGACGATTCGAGGTGGTTTCCGAGCGCGAAGAGGTCGCACCCGCCCAGCGGGTGACGATGGAGCCTTTTCCCGACTCGACGGGGCGCGTTTTCCCGCGCGTCCGCACCTCTCGTCCCTTCTGACGAAACAAGGACATCCTCTTGCACACCATCGCGCCTCAGCGCGTCCGAAAAACGGCTCTCGCCGGTCTGTTCCTGCCCGTTTTCCTCGCGATGCTCGACGCACAGGCCGTCGCCACCGCGCTGCCCCGGATTTCCGCCGAATTCGGCGGAACCGGCGCCTACGCCTGGGTCACCACCGCCTACCTGCTCGCCGGCAGCGTCACCGCTCCCCTCTACGGGAAGCTCGGTGACGTCCACGGGCGCAAACGTGTGCTCCTGGGCGCGCTCGCCCTCTTCCTGCTCGGTTCGCTCGCCTGCGCACTGGCGCCGTCGGCCGCGGTGCTCGTTGCCGGGCGGGTCGTGCAGGGGGCAGGCTCCGGGGGCCTGTTCGTGTCCGTCGGCGCCGCGCTCGGCGAACTGTTCACCCCGCGCGAAGGCGCGAAGTACTTCGGGTGGTTCTCGATCTGCTTCGCCGTCGCCTCCCTCGCCGGGCCGGTCGCCGGCGGCTTCCTGACCGGGCTCGCCGGGTGGCGGTGGATCTTCCTCGTCAACCTGCCGCTCGGGCTGGCCGCCGCGGCCTGCCTCAACGCCCTCGAACTGCCGCGACGGCGGAGAGACGCGCCGTTCGACTTCGCCGGCGTCGTCCTCCTCGGCGTCGCGATCACCGGATTCACCCTGCTGACGCCGTGGTCGGTCGCGGCGGGGGCAGCCGCGGCCGTCGCGTTCGTGCTGGTCGAACGCCGGGCCGAAGCGCCCGTGCTCCCGCTCCGGCTCTTCACCGACCGGACCTTCACCGTGTCCGTGCTGCTCAGCGTGCTCGCCGGGTTCTCGTTCCTCGGCTCGGTCAACTACATCGCCGGCTACCTGCAGGCCGACGCCGGTCCGGCGGAGGGCGGACTCTTGCTCGTCCCGATGACGCTCGCCGTCGCGCTTTCCTCCGTCGTCGCGAGCAAGATCATCGCCCGCACCGGAGCCTACCGGTGGGCACCTCGGCTCAGCATGGCGCTCGGCCTGCTCGCGGTGCTCGGCTTGACGACGCTGCGCGGGCTTCCGGAAGTCCTGGCCTGCCTGGTGGTCTTCGGCCTCGCCGCGGGCCTCAACCTCCAGGTGCTCGCCCTGGCCACGCAGAACACCGCGCCGCCCGGGGATCGCGGCGCGGTCGCCGCCGCGATCAACCTCGCCCGCGCGCTCGGCTCGGCCCTCGGGCCGGTCGCGCTCGGCTTCGCGTACCACGCGGGTGCCCACGGCGTTTTCCTCGCTCTGCTGCCCGTTCTCGCGCTCGCCCTCGTCACGGCGTTCGCACTCCCCCACGTCCCGCTCCACCGCTAGGAGAACCAAGATGATCTTCGTCATCGGCGCCACCGGCAAGGTCGGCCGCGCCCTCGTCCCCGCCCTCCTCGACGCCGGCGCCGCCGTCCGCGCCCTGACCCGCGACC
Coding sequences within:
- a CDS encoding GNAT family N-acetyltransferase, translating into MLGGIALRHGFDDFIRRYGHIGYGIRPSARGGGVASWALGRILDEARALGMSRVLLVCAADNVARSAGTGSKTPCLLTCSCLQSSSSVFLREDAVRVRPGERDDSRWFPSAKRSHPPSG
- a CDS encoding MFS transporter, with product MHTIAPQRVRKTALAGLFLPVFLAMLDAQAVATALPRISAEFGGTGAYAWVTTAYLLAGSVTAPLYGKLGDVHGRKRVLLGALALFLLGSLACALAPSAAVLVAGRVVQGAGSGGLFVSVGAALGELFTPREGAKYFGWFSICFAVASLAGPVAGGFLTGLAGWRWIFLVNLPLGLAAAACLNALELPRRRRDAPFDFAGVVLLGVAITGFTLLTPWSVAAGAAAAVAFVLVERRAEAPVLPLRLFTDRTFTVSVLLSVLAGFSFLGSVNYIAGYLQADAGPAEGGLLLVPMTLAVALSSVVASKIIARTGAYRWAPRLSMALGLLAVLGLTTLRGLPEVLACLVVFGLAAGLNLQVLALATQNTAPPGDRGAVAAAINLARALGSALGPVALGFAYHAGAHGVFLALLPVLALALVTAFALPHVPLHR
- a CDS encoding GtrA family protein, with amino-acid sequence MTVVETVLKRTPEPLRSVLIKHRELLKFAIVGGTTFLVDNGVWYLLKLTVLEPKPTTAKAIAIIVATIVSYILNREWSFRTRGGRERHHEAALFFVISGIAVVVNLIPLYVSRYVLHLEMPHVTRLVQEVADFASGSIIGMLLAMFFRFWGFKKWVFPDELGERRRDSDVTRIR
- a CDS encoding GtrA family protein translates to MRELLKKHRELLRFAVVGGISFVITMSVNYGLKFTVLRTHPVTALILGVLVATIFSYVANREWSFRTRGGRERAHEAALFFLFSGIALGLNALPQWFSRYVLDLQAPRLSPFGVEVADFVSGIVIGTLLGTVFRWWAFKKWVFPAEDARFAEVTEDPDIQDRKAA